Part of the Acidobacteriota bacterium genome, TCATCGACACCTGCTGTTCTCTGAAGGCGTTCCGGCGAAAGTGCCTCACGGTTCTTAAGTTGCACGTCGGGATGCATCGTTTCCTGCCGACGCTCCTTCGAATCGAGGGGTTTCGCGTCGGTCAGATCCCGGTCAATCACCGACCGCGTCATTCCGGACAAAGCAAATATGGGATCTGGGACCGCGCGTGGCGCAGCTTCATCGATCTTCTGGCCGTGCGGTGGATGAAGAGCCGACGGCTGGACTACGAGGTGGTTCACCGTGAGCATTGATGCGGAACGACTCTGGGTGGGGATCGGGCTACTCGGGCAGGGGATGTTCGCCATTCGCCTGATCGTGCAGTGGGCCGTCTCGGAACGCCGTGGAAGACCGATGATACCCATCGCATTCTGGTGGTTCTCGATCGCCGGCGGGCTCTGTCTGCTGGCCTATTCGGTCTGGCGGATGGACCCGGTGTTCATCCTGGGACAGTCGATGGGCCTGCTCATCTATATGCGGAATCTCGCTCTGGAGCGTCGAAGCGACGAGGCCTAGTGCCCGGATCCGACGCCGTCTTCCACATCACCCGAGGAGCTCGCATAGTAGCCCTCGCGACATGTCACCTGAAGATCGTCGCGGTCGGCGATGCGAACCTCGATCGAGCGCCACTCGCCGTTCTTCTCTCGATCTTGGCTGGAATAGGCCAGCGCGTATTGCGCTCGTAACGCCTCCGCAACCTGTCCGAATGCGCGACGAAGCTGTCCGGAACGTGGCGAGAAGAACGATCGTCCACCGGTTGATGCGGCGATCCGCTCCAGAAACTGCTTGGTCGTTTCGTCGCCCGTCAACTGCTCTGCCAGCGGAAGGTGCCACTGGACCACCCGATCGCTGCCGCTGCCCATGCCGATCGTGAAGATGATCAC contains:
- a CDS encoding lipid-A-disaccharide synthase N-terminal domain-containing protein, with protein sequence MSIDAERLWVGIGLLGQGMFAIRLIVQWAVSERRGRPMIPIAFWWFSIAGGLCLLAYSVWRMDPVFILGQSMGLLIYMRNLALERRSDEA